Within bacterium, the genomic segment CGGGCGTCTACCAGCCGCGAGGGCGCTGGTAGCCGACGCTTCCGTCGCCCACCAAGAGCCCTGCCGGCGCCCGGCTCCCGACGCGGGGCCGGCGGGGCGCTGCTCGCCAAATCGCCCTGCCGACCTGCCCTGCCGATCCGTCTCTCGACAATCCTTAGGGCTTTCGTTACCCTCTCGCGAACTGACAACACGGTGAACACCTTGCAGGAGGAGGGGACGAGTGGGCAGGATGCGGCGGCGCTGGTTGCAGCTTCTTCTCGTGGCGGGGTTGTCCGCCGGAATGTTCGGGGCCGGGAACGCCCGGGCGCAGCAGGCGCCCCTGGCAGCGGTTGAACTGTCGGCGGGCGCGCAGGACGCGGCGGAGTTCAGCGTCTCGCCGCCGCTGCAGGAGATCGTCCCCGCCCCGGCCGCCGCCGCGGGCGAAGCCGCGACCGGCGCCACGGAGACCGACCCGGTCTTCGGCCCCGTCCGGGAGACGCCCGGCAACTTCCCGATCCCGCGCCCGATCGTCTTCGAGCCCGGGCAGTCGCCCCTGGCACCGCCGGCCGCGCCGGAACTGGTCCTCTACGACGCGCCGATGCCTGGCCTCGACAACGGCTGGCAGGGCCTGAACCAGGGCGTCAACCGCGCGCTCATCGGCGTCGGCCTGCTTCCGGCTGACACCAACGGCGCGGCCAGCGCGACCCACTACATCCAGATGGTGAACACCGCGTTCGTCGTCTACGACCTCGTGAACGACGGCCAGTGGGGCTATCCGAAGGCCGTGTACGGCCCGGCCAGGCTCAGCGACCTCTGGGCCGGCACGGCCGGCGCCTGCGCGACGCGCGACGACGGCGACCCGGTCGTGGCCTACGACGAGGCCGCCGACCGCTGGCTGCTGAGCCAGTTCGCCATCCCGAACTACCCGAACGGCCCGTTCTACCAGTGCATCGCCGTGTCGGCGACGGGCAATCCGCTCGGCAAGTGGTACCGCTACACCTACAGCTTCGACGTCCTGAACGACTACCCGAAGTTCGGCGTCTGGACCGATGGCTACTACATGTCGATCAACCAGTTCAAGCCCTGGGCGAACCCGAGCTGGGCCGGCGAGGGCGTCGCGGTCTTCGAGCGCGCCCGCATGCTGGCGGGCGACCCCGCCGCGCGGATGATCTACATAGACACGTACGACGCGTGCGTGGTCGGGACCGAGGCCGCGTGCCAGCTGGGCGGGATGCTCCCCTCCGACCTCGACGGCCCCGCCCCGCCGCGCGGCACGCCCAACTACTTCGTGCAGTTCGACGACGACGCGTGGGGGTACTCCGGAGACCAGCTCCAGATCTGGCGGCTCACGCCGAACTGGACCGCCGGGACGGCGACCTTCGCGCACGTCGCCGACCTGCCGGTGAACTCCTTCGACTCCGAGGTCTGCACGAGCTACAACCGCCTCTGCATCCCGCAGCCGGGGACGACCCAGCGGCTCGACGCCATCGCCGACCGGCTCATGTACCGCCTGCAGTACCGCAACTTCGGCGACCACCAGTCGCTCGTCGTCAACCACACCGTGGACTCGAACGTCAACAAGGCGACCAACGACGGTCACGCCGGCATCCGCTGGTACGAGCTGCGCAACACGGGCTCGGGCTGGAGCGTCCACCAGCAGGGCGACCACGCGCCGGACGCCGCCAGCCGCTGGATGGGCAGCATGGCCATGGACAAGGACGGCAACATCGCGCTCGGCTACAGCGTCTCCGACGGCGCGTCGATCTACCCCTCGATCCGCTTCGCGGGCCGCCTGGCCGGCGACACGCTCAACCAGCTGCCGCAGGGCGAGACGGTGATGCTCGCCGGCACCGGCAACCAGACCAGCTCGTCCGCGCGCTGGGGCGACTACAGCTCGCTCGCCGTCGGCCCAGACGGGTGCTCGTTCTTCTACACGACCGAGTACGGCCGCGTGTCGTCGTTGGCGGAGTGGTACACGTACATCGGGAACTTCCACTACCCGGGCTGCCTGCCGGTGAACACCACGATCACGAAGATGCCGCCGGCGTTCACCGCCGCGACCACGGCGTCCTTCACGTTCGGCGGCGACGCCGGCTCGGGCGGCGGCAGCGTCGTCGGGTTCGAGTGCTCGCTCGACGGCGGCGCCTTCGCGGCCTGCACCAGCCCGAAGAGCTACGCCGGCCTGGCGTACGGCGTCCACACGTTCCGGGCGCGGGCGCGCGACTCCAAGGGATACCGGGACGAGACGCCGGCGACGTACGCCTGGACGCGCTGCATCATCCAGAGCTTCCGGAGCAGCGGCGCCCAGGACGGCTGGATCCTCGAGACGGGCGAACCCACCGGCGTCGGCGGGTCGATGAACTCGGCCGCGACGACCCTCGTCGTCGGCGACAGCGCGGCGCGGCAGCAGTACCGCTCCATCCTGTCGTTCGACACCTCCGCGCTGCCCGACGGCGCCCGCATCCGCGGCGGCCTGCTCAAGACGAAGCTGCAGGGGACGGCCGGCGTCAACCCCTTCACCACGCACGGCAACCTGCTGGCCGACATCCGCATGCCGTACTTCGGAAGCTCGGCGCTGCTGCAGGCGAGCGACTTCCAGGCCGCGGCGGGGGCCTCCGGCGCCGCGGTCTTCGGCGCGACGGCGCGCAGCGGCTGGTACTCGGCGCCGCTCGGGAGCACGGCCCTGCGCTTCGTGAACAAGCGCGGCACCACGCAGCTGCGGCTGCGGTTCACGCTGGACGACAACGACGACGCCGTCATGGACGTCGCCCGGTTCTTCAGCGGCAACGACGCGACCGCCGGCAACCGGCCGACGCTGCTGGTCTACTACCTGCCCTGACCGATCGCACCCAAGGTGACAGGAGGGACGGGCCCGCGCCCGTCCCTCTTCTTTTCGCTCACTCGGCGACGAGGGACTTCACGAGGAGCCGGAAGTCCTCCTGCATCAGCGGGCGCACCCCGCCGATGATCTGCCAGACCGCGTAGTTCCGGTCGATGAGGTACGTCGTCGGGAACTCCTTGACGCCGAAGCTCCGCGCGAGCTGCATGTCCTTGTCGACGAGGATGATCTGCCCCGTGCCGCAGTTCTTCAGCAGCCCGGCGTAGCCGTCCGCCTCGAGGGCGGCCGGGATCTCGGAGCACACGGTCGGGGCGACGAGGCCGCGGTCGGCGTACTGGGCGAGCAGGTCCTTGATGACCGGCACGGAGGTGTAGCAGGTGTCCGTGAAGCACGACCAGAAGGAGAGGATGATCGCGTTGCCCCGGAAGTCGCTCAGCGACACTTCCTTGCCGTTCACGTCGGGAAGCCTGAAGTCCGGGAAGGTGCCCCCGACGGCCGGCTTGACGACCTCGGACGTTGCCGGGGGCGGCTTCGCGGCGACCGGCCTGGTGGCGTCGCCGCCGGCGACGGTGGCGGGCATGGCGAGCGAGGCGGCGAGGACGGCAGCGGCAGGAAGGGACGACGACAGGATCTTCATCCGTGGCCTCCTTGGAGGAAGAACTTCGTCCACCCCGAAGATATACCCGGCCCCGCGGGGAGGTCAATATCGCAGGCCGCCCGCCACGACATCCCTCGCACTCGGCGAGACGTGCCGCCGCCGCCTGCTGACAGCGGCGCCTCGGGCACCTATATTTGGCGTCAGGAATCGGTCACAGCCACGGTACGAAGCACGAGCAGACGGCGAGGACGCTGCGACGGGGTGTCTGCGGGCACCGCCGGGCGTTTCAGGCCGCGAGACGGGCGGGGAAGGAGGCGAGAAGGCTGATGCCAAGGGGGGGCTGCCGGCACGTGGCGGACCGGAGGACAACGCAGGTGCGCGGACGCGCCCTGAAATGAAAGGATCCCCCCATGAAGAGACTCACGGTGTTCGTGATGACGGTTCTTCTCACGGTCTTCGCCTCGGCCGCGCTGGCCGACAACCACGGCAAGACCGGCAAGCTGCTGCTCTTCCAGAAGTGCGACGCCGGCCTGATCGGCGCGGCCGGCTATGACTCCGTCGGGTGCCCGCTCGTCGGCACCGGCCCCTGGCCGGCCTTCCTCGGGAACCACCGGGAGGGGAAGCTGAAGTACTCGCCGTTCGGGAAGAAGTTCTCCTTCTCGTTCACCGGCCGCGGGCTTCTGCCGAAGAAGAGCTACACCCTGATCTACTACCCGGACCCGTGGCCAGGGTCGGGGCTGATCTGCCTCGGCAGCGGCAAGAGCAGCCGTGGCGGCAGCGTGGAGATCCACGCCAAGAAGGACCTGGGGACGGGCCTGCCGGCGAGCTACGACGCGAACTTCAATCCCGTGGCGCCCTCCGGGGCCGTGGGCGCGAAGATCTGGCTGGTGCTGTCCGACGACGTGCAGTGCACGGCTCCGACGCAGTTGCTCGGCTGGAACCCGACGGACTACCTCTTCGAGTACAACCTCATCGTCTACGACAACCGGGACCTGAAGGCCCGCGACCGCGACGACGATTGACGAACAGCGGGGCCGGGGCGCCGTCCCCGGCCCCGCGCCTCCCGTCCTTGCGCGCCCCGACCCCTCCTCGGCGATCGCCTTGCGGAGCGGGCGCAGCCGGCGTAGATTCTGGGCGGGCGCGGGCGACCGCGCGGACTTTCCCCCGAAGCGTCCGGAGGGCGGGCATCGTGGCGAGCGGGCCGGTCACCATCGGCATGACGGCGTACTACCGGATCACGCTCGCGCTGCCGCTGCTCGTGAGCGCCGTCGTCTATCTCCTCGGCAAGAGCGCGCTCTTTCCGGCCATCGCGGACATCGTCTGGTTCTCGATGGTCATCGGGGGCATGCCGTACCTGCTCCTGGCCGCCGTCATGTTCTTCTGGATCGCCGGCAAGCCGGAGAAGACGGTCCACCAGGTCATCTACCTCTCGCCCTTCTTCATGGTGCTGCTGCTGGCGCTGGCGGTCCCGGTCTTCCTGCCCAGCCTGCGCGGGGCAAGCGCGGCGCAGCGCACGCTCGTGGATTCCGTCGCGCGGCACAGCATCTTCACGCTGGTGCTCGGCTACCTCTACGTCGCCGCCGTGCAGTCGGTGTACCTGTGCCTGAAGGCGCTGCGGCGGATCTCGCCCGGTTGAGCGATGGACGACGACGCGATCTACCGCTCCCTGCAGCAGCACCTTGACGCGCAGGCCGTCGGCTTCCCGTCCGTGACGTCCGGCGCCGACATCCGGCTGCTGCGGCGCCTGTTCGCGCCCGATGAGGCGCGGCTGGCGCTGCACCTGAGCTATCGGCCCCTCCCGACGGCGACGATCGTCGCGAGCGCCGGCCCGGATCGGCCGGTCGCGCAGGTGACCGCGCTGCTCGAGAGCATGCTCCAGAAGGGCGCCATCGGCTGGAAGCGCCGCGACGGCGAGGACCACTGATACGTCATGCCGATGGTCGTGGGCATCTACGAGTGCCAGGACGGCGTCCCCTCCCCGGAGTTCCTGCGGGACGCCGACGCCTACATGCGGACGCTGGCCTTCGGCAAGTCCTTCCTCTCGGTCAAGCCCTCGCAGATGCGCACGGTCCCGGTGAACCGCAGCGTCCCGGTCGAGCACCCGATCGCCACGTACGACCAGGCGCGCGAGGTGCTGGGCGGGGCCCGCGGCCCCTTCGTCGTGATCCCCTGCATCTGCCGGCGCGCCCAGGCGATGCGCGGCAAGCCCTGCGCCAAGGTCGCGCGCGAGGAGACGTGCCTGGCCTTCGACGACATGGCGGCGATGGTGCTGCGCCGCGGCCACGGCCGCGAGATCGCGCGCGAGGAGGCGCTGGCCATCCTCGAGGCGAACCAGGAGGACGGCCTCGTCCTGCAGCCGGCCAACGCGCGCAAGCCCGAGTTCATCTGCTCCTGCTGCGGCTGCTGCTGCGGCATGCTCTCCATCCAGAAGCGCCTGCCCCACCCGTCGGACTTCTGGTCGAGCAGCTACTTCGCGGAGGTCGCCGCCGACGCCTGCACGCAGTGCGGCACGTGCGTCTCGCGCTGCCAGGTGAACGCGGTGACGCTGTCCGGCACCGCCGGCGAGGCGCTCGTCAACCGCAGCCGCTGCATCGGCTGCGGCCTGTGCGTCACGACCTGCCCGGCGGAGGCGCTGCGGCTCGTCCGCAAGGAGCAGGCGCCGGCGCCGCCTCAGGACGAGGAGGCGCTCTGCGACGAGATCATGGCGAACAAGAAAGGACCCCTCGCGCAGGCCCGGATGCTGGCCAAGCTGGCGCTCGGGATGAAGCAGTGAGGCGGCGCCCGGCGCCGGTGCCGATGACGGCGGAAAGGGAGGGAATGCCCATGAAGGCGCGGAGACCGGCCAGAACGCTCGTTGCACTTGCGACTCTTGCGGTCCTCGCGGGTGCCGCCGCGCCGGCCGCCCCGGCGGCACAGGTGCAGTGCCAGCAGTTCACGGCCACCGGATCGCTCGTCGCCGGGGACACGACGGGCGCCCTCCGGCTCTTCCAGGCCGAGCCGTCCGGTTGCGCGGCCCCCAAGGCCTGTCCGGGTTCGAGCGGACCGGGGCCCTTCTTCTTCGACACCTACAGCTTCAGGAACGGCCCGGCGGCCCGCTGCGCGACCGCCACGCTGACCAACCACTGCGGCGCGGCCACCCGCGTCCACGCCTCGGCCTACGGCGGCAGCTTCGACCCCGCCGACCCCTGCCTGAACTACCTTGGCGACGTCGGCACCGCCCCCCCCGACGGCGGGGCCGCCTCGTTCTCCTTCATCGTTCCGGCGAGCCAGACGCTGGTGATGGTGCTGAACACGACCGTCGCGTCGGCCGAGTGCCCCGCCTACGATCTCCAGCTCTCTGGCTGCAGCGACTGGGGGGCACTCTGGTCGGCGGCGGGGTCGACGGGGGTGGCCGCAAACCCCGGCGCGGTCACCTTTGCCGGGCCGGTCGTGCAGCTCAAGCCGACGACGGCGCTGCGCGTCGCACAGACGCTGCGCTACGGCACCTCCAACCTGAAGCTCGACCCGGACGGGTTCTGGCGCATCCGCTTCCGCGACAACGGCGCGGCGTCCCGCCTCCGCGTCTGGTTCAAGCACGCGGACGCGAGGACGGGCGCACTGCGGACGCTCATGAGCTTCGACAGCAACACCCGCCCCGCATCCGCGGGCTTCCAGCTCGTCGAGATACCGACGTCGGGAATAGCCGTTCCCGTCTCGGGCGCATGCTGGATCGAGGCGACGCTCGACAAGACCGGCGGCACCGGCAGTCCCGCGCTGCACTCGATGGACTTCATCGCGCCGTAGCGCCCGGCCCGGCCGCCCTGAGCGCGGCGATCCGCTGCAGCAGCGGCGGGTGCGAGTAGTGCAGCGCCACGTGCCACGGATGCGGCGTCAGGTTCGCCAGGTTGCGTACGGAGAGCTTCTTGAGCGCGGCGACCATCGCCTCGGGGTCGGCGGTGGTCGCCGCGGCGAAGCGGTCGGCCTCGTACTCGTTGCGGCGTGACCAGGCGTTCAGCGCCGCGCCGAGGAGGAACTCCACGGGCGTCAGCAGGATGCCGAACAGGACCAGTCCCGCGTGCACCGACGCGCGCTGCACGAGGAACGCGTCGTAGAGCCACCGCTGGTCCAGCAGCAGCGACAGAACCCAGAGCATCGCGCCCGTGTGCACGATGGAGACGACCGTGCCCTTGAGCACGTGGCGCCGCACGTAGTGCCCGACCTCGTGCGCGAGCACGGCCACCAGTTCGCCCGTCGTGAGCTGCGCCACGAGCGTGTCGAAGAGCGCGATCCGCCGGTGCCTGCCGAAGCCGGTGAAGAACGCGTTGGACTTGCTCGAGCGGCGCGACCCGTCCATGAGGAAGACGTTCTCCAGCGAGAAGCGCACGGAGGCCGCGTAGCGCTCGATGCGCTCGCGCAGCTCGCCGGCGGGCAGCGGCGTGAACGTGTTGAACAGCGGCATGATCCACGTCGGCGCCACGAACTGCACGACGAGCGTGTAGCCGGCCACCGCCGCCCAGCAGGCGAGCCACGCGGCGCTCCCGGCGTGCGCGAAGAGCGCCAGCACCGCGGCCAGCAGCGGGCCGCCCAGGGCCGCCGCCAGCGCGACGCCCTTGACGCGGTCCAGCGCGAACGTGCGCGGCGTGGTCCGGTTGAAACCGAACCGCTCCTCGATGACGAACGTCGCGTGGATCGAGAACGGCAGCGACAGGAGCGCCGAGAGCCCCGCCAGCGCCCCGACATACACCAGCCCCGAAGTCACCGGGCCGCGACCCCACGCGCCCGCCAGCGCGTCCAGCATCTGGAAGCCGCCGGCGAACCAGAACGCGCAGAGCGCCGCCAGGTCGACCCACTCCCTCACGAGGCCGGCCCGCGCCGTCGCCCGCGCGTAGGCCTGCGAGCGCTCGTACGCCGCGCGGTCGTAGATGCCCTCCATCTCCGGCGGCATGTCCGGCAGCAGGCTCCGGAGGTTCAGGACCGCGACCGCGGTCTCGATCGCGCGGACAGCGAGCAGCGAGACGAGGATTCCGAGGGCGACGTCGCTCATCCGCGCGGGCTCTTCATGACACGCTCATTCTACGCGAGGCGCGGCCCGGCGGCGGCCTCCCCCGATTGACAAGGCCGCGCGTCGGCCCGAGATTGCCCTTGTCGCCGGGCCGTCGCGGCGCGGGAGGACCGGCGCCGGGCGCGGGGGTCTCACCAGGCCGCAGGCAGACGGAGGCGCAGTCGAGCCATGGAAACCAGGATCATCGTCCGGGCCAGGACCACCGACGCGAAGTTCATCGGGACCAGCATGGGCGGCGCGCGCGTGACCATCCGGCGGGCGGACACCGGCGCGGTCCTCGCCTCGGGGCTGACGCAGGGCGCGACCGGCGACACCAGGCGCATCCTGACCGAGCCGCCGCCCCGCGGGCAGCCGATCACCGACCTCACCACCGCCGCGTTCGAAGCGCGCCTGGACCTGGAGGAGCCGACCTTCGTCACGGTCGAGGTCTCCGGCCCGATGGGACATCCCCGCTCGGCCGCGTCCTCGACGATCCAGGCCTGGCTGATCCCGGGGAAACACGTCCTCGGCGACGGCTTCGTGGTGGAGATCCACGGGTTCGTCGTGGCCATCGCCAGGCCCGGCGCCGGCGAGACGGTCGCGCTCGCGGACGGAAAGGCGCGCGTCCCGCTCGCCGCAAGCGTCGTCATGATGTGAGGCTGCCCGACGACCCCGGGCGGGTTGTGGGACGCTCTCAGATACGAGGTGATGGCGACCGTGAAGCGCGACGGCGCGGCCGCGGGAACCGTCGCGCTGGCGCCAGGCACGGCGCAGAGCAGCTTCGAGGGGACGCTCGAGCTGACACACCCCGGGAGCTACGACGTGACGCTGTACGCCTTCGACCCGGTCACCGGCAACGCCGGCGTCGACCGGGTCGCGTTCACTGCGCGCTGACGCGCCCCCGGGCAAGGACTCGTCCCGGAAGGGATTGGCCGGCTTCGGCTACAATCGGCCCGTGGACGAACTGACGCGCGCGTCGGTCATCGAGGCGGTCCGGGTCCAGTACCTGCTGCGCTGGGACGGCACGCACGGCCTCGCCCACTGGGAGCGGGTGCGCGAGAACGGCCTGTGGCTCGCCGCCCGCACCGGGGCGCGCGCGGACGTCGTCGAGCTGTTCGCGTACTTCCACGACGCCTGCCGCGCCAACGAGCACACGGACCCGGGGCACGGCGCCCGCGGCGGCGCGCTCGCCCGCAGCGTGGCCGGCAGCGCCTTCGGCATCGACGCCGCCGGCCTCGAGCTGCTCGTGGCGGCCTGCCGCGACCACACGGTCGGGCAGGCCCACGCCGACCCGACGATCGCCACCTGCTGGGACGCCGACCGGCTCGACCTCGGGCGGATCGGCACGATGCCCCGCGCGGAGCGCCTGTGCACGACGACGGCGCGCGATCCCGAGGTGATCCGGTTGGCGTGGGCCAGGAGCCGCGGCGAACCTGATCGTTCGCTGCCCTTATCTCCCGTCCCGGAACAGTGACCTCGTCGGGCTTGTACCGCCCCCCCTACCCGGCCCCTTCGGGCGAGGCGCCTGGCGCACGGTGCGCGTCGGGAGGCCTGTGGTAGACTGAGCCCCTTCGCCGCGCCAGGAGCAAGGCCGGGAAACCGGCAAGGGAGGACCCATGCCACGAAGGGCGTGCCGCCTCGGTCCGAAGGTTCTCCTCTTTCTCGCGGTGTGGCTGGTCCCCTATTCCGCAGGCACCCGCGGAGCGCTCGTCCCCGCCGCCGCTGCGGCGACGCCGGCCCCGGTGACCGTCACGGCGCCAGCGGCCGGGGCCGTTCTCCAGTGGGGCAAGACGTACCGGGTGGCCTGGAGGAATCCGAATCTCGGGACGTCCGTCCGGAAGACCCGCCTTTCCATCTCCCTGGACGGCGGCCTGCACTGGCAGTTCCTCGCGACCCTCGACAGGAATCCCGGCTCCTACAGTTGGCGGGTCCACGAGGTGCCTGGAGTAATGAGACGCTGTCTCCTCAACGTTGCGCTGCTCAACTGGCGCGGAGAGACCATCGGCCGGGGCCGCACGGGCGGCTTCTTCACCATCCGCGGAGTCGTGAGCCGCTACGGAATCGGCGCGGTGGAGAGCTGGTACCTGCCGGGCTACACGTGGGGCAAGGCCGCCGCGGGGGATCTCGACGGCGACGGCCGCTCGGAGATCGCGGTGCTCTCCAGCTCGGGATCTTCCTGCAATTTCGCGCACGTCCTTCGCCGCAGTTCCGACGGGAAGCTGCCCTTCGTCTCGACGATCGCGACGTTCGGTCTGCTGGACCTGAAGGACATCGCCGCCGGCGACCTCAACGGCGACGGCCGCGCAGACCTCGCTTTCTCCAGCGTCTCCACCCTTGGGGGGGCCATGCTGGGCCGCCTGCTGGCTCTGTACCAGGATCCGGCGTCCGGGGCGATCGGAGCGACCTCCGCCCAGAAGATCTACGGCTCCGACAAGGTGGGGGACATCGTGATCGGCGACTTCGGCGGCACCAGCGGCATGGACGTTGCCGGCCTCGCCGAGCCCGCGACTGCCGGCAACCCCGGAGCGGTGGCGATCTTCCTCCAGAGCTCCACCGGGCCTCTCGATTACGAGCGACGCTACGACGCCGTCAGCGTGGACCTCGACGGGGAGATCCACGCCGGCGACGTGAACGCCGACGGGGGCGCGGACCTGGTCGTCCAGAGCGGCGAACGCGAGCTGTCAGTCATCCCGCGGGCCTCATCCGCGCTCCCGCCGGGATTTGGCGCCGCGGAGCCGCTCACCGTCGTGCCGGCAACCGACCCGCCCATCTCGAGCTACGCCGTGGGGGACCTCGACAATGACGGGAGGGCCGACCTCGTCGTCGCCTCGGGATCCACGCTCCGTGTCTTCATCCGAGCGTCCGGCGGGGGGTTCCGGTCCCCGATGGTCATCCCGCTCGGCCTCACACCCCGGAAGGTGGCGGCGATCGACCAGGACGGCGACCTGCTCACCGACATCGTCGTTGACTATAGCCAGGGGATCGCCGTGCTGCGGCAGACCTGCAGCCACACGTTCCTGCCGCCGATCGTGCGGCTCGTGCCCTGCCAGTCGGTCGGCCCGATCGGCAGGGGTTCCCTTTTCCAGAGCGACGTCAACGGGGACGGCATCCCGGACATCGTCGTATCCGGCTACAACGGTCGCCTGAGCTTCATCTTCGGGACCAAGTTGCCCTGAGGCGGCCGGGCGCCCGGTGTTCCGCCGCCTCCTTCGACGACGTGGGAGTCTTCAACGAGCACGCCCTGCCCTGACGCCGTCGGGGGCACGATCCGCGTGCGCCGCACGGGAGGACGACCGCCGGCAGCCGCCCTGCGGTACAATACCGCCATGGATTCCACCTTCTGCCTCCATGTCACCAAGCAGGACGGGTACTTCCTCACCGCCTGTCAGGGAAAGGCCTCGCTGAGCCGGATCCTGAGCGGCTGGTCCGGGCTGGCCGAACGCTGCATCGAGGAAGGGATCAACAAGATCATCTGCCAGCCGCACGTACCGGGGCCGGCCGAGTTTCTGGACGTCTACCAGTTCGGCATCAGCTTTCGAGACATCTCCTGGCCCCCGGGGACGAAGATCGCCATCGTCTGCCCGGAGGACGACCTGCCGCAGTACCGGATAGCCGAGATGATGGTCGAGAACCTTCGTGGACCCGAGAGCAGGATCTTCACCTCCATCGAAGACGCCAGGGGTTGGCTCCTGGACCGTCCGCAACGCAATACCCGAACCAACGCGCAATGACGGGGGAAGCGGCGAGGACCGACGCGCGAGCCGATGGTCTGCTCACAGGAGGGAAGAGCCGGGCCGCACCTCAGAAGGCGAAACAGGCACGCTTGCCTGACACGTCCAGGGCCGTGGGTGGGCCGAAGAAGAAGGTCTTCAGTTCGTCACAGGACATGTTCGTTGCCGGAGCGTACAGGTCCTGGCACCCCACGTCGTCCCTCCCGATCGACATGGTCGTGCAGATGGACATGCACCCGTCCACATTGCTCGGCACGAAGAGGTCACAGCCGATAGCGTCGCTGCACAATCGACCGCAGTAGTACGCGGGGCACTCCGGCCCGGTGCCCTCGTTGCGGCATCCAGCGACACCCGCCATCACGACTCCCACGAGCAGGAACAGGCCGATCCGTTTCATCCGATTCTCCCTCGCTCCCATCGGCCGTGCCCGGCGGCAACGGCGCGCCCGCGATTACCGTAGCACCGGACCGCGACGGGCCGCAAGAGGACGACAACGGAAGACCCGCCTGCTCCACCGCCGTCCCCGGCTAGAACGCGAAGTCGAAGGTCCTCAGGTCGACGCCGGCCCTCCTCATGATCGAGAAGGTCGGCTCGAAGTCCGTGCCGGTCGTGGCGATGAAACCCGTGCAGCCGAAGGCCTCCTTCACCGCGCGCGCCTTCTCGCCGGTGTCGGTCTCCAGGCCGAGGAGGGCCCGGGAGACCGCAGGGCCGATCCGCTCGAAGACCCGGGACGGCATGATGAGGG encodes:
- a CDS encoding redoxin domain-containing protein, whose translation is MKILSSSLPAAAVLAASLAMPATVAGGDATRPVAAKPPPATSEVVKPAVGGTFPDFRLPDVNGKEVSLSDFRGNAIILSFWSCFTDTCYTSVPVIKDLLAQYADRGLVAPTVCSEIPAALEADGYAGLLKNCGTGQIILVDKDMQLARSFGVKEFPTTYLIDRNYAVWQIIGGVRPLMQEDFRLLVKSLVAE
- a CDS encoding 4Fe-4S dicluster domain-containing protein produces the protein MPMVVGIYECQDGVPSPEFLRDADAYMRTLAFGKSFLSVKPSQMRTVPVNRSVPVEHPIATYDQAREVLGGARGPFVVIPCICRRAQAMRGKPCAKVAREETCLAFDDMAAMVLRRGHGREIAREEALAILEANQEDGLVLQPANARKPEFICSCCGCCCGMLSIQKRLPHPSDFWSSSYFAEVAADACTQCGTCVSRCQVNAVTLSGTAGEALVNRSRCIGCGLCVTTCPAEALRLVRKEQAPAPPQDEEALCDEIMANKKGPLAQARMLAKLALGMKQ
- a CDS encoding M48 family metallopeptidase produces the protein MSDVALGILVSLLAVRAIETAVAVLNLRSLLPDMPPEMEGIYDRAAYERSQAYARATARAGLVREWVDLAALCAFWFAGGFQMLDALAGAWGRGPVTSGLVYVGALAGLSALLSLPFSIHATFVIEERFGFNRTTPRTFALDRVKGVALAAALGGPLLAAVLALFAHAGSAAWLACWAAVAGYTLVVQFVAPTWIMPLFNTFTPLPAGELRERIERYAASVRFSLENVFLMDGSRRSSKSNAFFTGFGRHRRIALFDTLVAQLTTGELVAVLAHEVGHYVRRHVLKGTVVSIVHTGAMLWVLSLLLDQRWLYDAFLVQRASVHAGLVLFGILLTPVEFLLGAALNAWSRRNEYEADRFAAATTADPEAMVAALKKLSVRNLANLTPHPWHVALHYSHPPLLQRIAALRAAGPGATAR
- a CDS encoding VCBS repeat-containing protein, encoding MPRRACRLGPKVLLFLAVWLVPYSAGTRGALVPAAAAATPAPVTVTAPAAGAVLQWGKTYRVAWRNPNLGTSVRKTRLSISLDGGLHWQFLATLDRNPGSYSWRVHEVPGVMRRCLLNVALLNWRGETIGRGRTGGFFTIRGVVSRYGIGAVESWYLPGYTWGKAAAGDLDGDGRSEIAVLSSSGSSCNFAHVLRRSSDGKLPFVSTIATFGLLDLKDIAAGDLNGDGRADLAFSSVSTLGGAMLGRLLALYQDPASGAIGATSAQKIYGSDKVGDIVIGDFGGTSGMDVAGLAEPATAGNPGAVAIFLQSSTGPLDYERRYDAVSVDLDGEIHAGDVNADGGADLVVQSGERELSVIPRASSALPPGFGAAEPLTVVPATDPPISSYAVGDLDNDGRADLVVASGSTLRVFIRASGGGFRSPMVIPLGLTPRKVAAIDQDGDLLTDIVVDYSQGIAVLRQTCSHTFLPPIVRLVPCQSVGPIGRGSLFQSDVNGDGIPDIVVSGYNGRLSFIFGTKLP